In one window of Fodinibius salicampi DNA:
- a CDS encoding OsmC family protein, translated as MKITVEQLKGTHMQAENEEEGLIRMDGSTSIGGLEGGFSPMQLLLAGAGGCSAIDIIGILEKQKQNLKDLKVEIEGDRQKKDTYSEFTTIHMHYIFTGDLDKQKVERAINLSLDKYCSVSKTLEKTSEITHSYEIKSE; from the coding sequence ATGAAGATCACAGTTGAGCAGCTAAAAGGAACGCATATGCAGGCTGAAAATGAAGAAGAAGGACTTATTCGCATGGACGGCTCTACCAGTATTGGCGGACTTGAAGGTGGATTTAGTCCCATGCAGCTTCTGCTGGCCGGCGCAGGCGGATGCAGCGCTATTGATATTATTGGTATACTTGAGAAACAAAAGCAGAATTTAAAAGATCTTAAAGTTGAAATCGAAGGGGATCGACAGAAGAAAGATACCTATTCAGAGTTTACGACTATCCATATGCACTATATATTTACCGGAGATCTTGACAAACAAAAAGTAGAGCGTGCCATCAACTTATCTTTGGATAAATACTGTTCTGTCTCAAAAACCCTCGAAAAGACATCAGAAATTACCCATAGCTACGAAATCAAATCCGAATAA